The DNA segment CACCGCAGAAGCTGCAATGTCAATATAAATAATGCCCTTAGCCGGCCGGATATTCACATTTCCCGGACCGCAGACCGCTGCACCGGAATTTCAGTTTTCAGAGGTGAAGGTGCTAATATAATCCATCATGTCCCTGCAGAAGAAGATCATACTCAGTTTTCTGATCAGCTCCGCTCTCATAGCCATTTTTGCGATCTTTGCCTATGTGAACTTCATCGAGATCAGAAAGGAGATACTGAACCTCGAACTGTCCGATACACTTCGCAGCAAAACGCTTCAGCTCAGGCGGCATGAAAAGAACTTCCTTCTGTACAGGGATGTCCGCGAGATCGAAAGTGTGCATGCGTATATCAAAGAGATCAAGGCCATCCTTGAGAAGAATAAACCCCGTGATACGAACGGGCAGATCCTTAACCTGCAGGCAAGCATCGAGGATTACAGCCGGCGTTTCAGCAGAATCGAAACCCTTGCGTGGGAGTTCCTCGACAATATTGAAAAACTGAAGAAACGAAACACTCAATATGCACTGTTTTTCCCCCTTATGGAAGCAACGTTCCTCGAAAGTCCTGCGGTCAATGCAAGACAGATCGAGATACTCTTTAAGCCGGGCGCGGATTCGGCTATACTCAATAATCTCAGGGATCTGGATACGGAGATCACAGCGCTGAGAAAGATCGGGGAGGAGATCCTGACACTTTCAAAGGGCCTTGATACGGTGACTCGGGAGAAGGTTGACCGCACGATCAGGATCTCACAGACCGCGCTTCTTATTCTCTTTCCCCTCTTTCTTATCGTCGGATTTTCCGCTCTGCTGGTTATCGTACGCAGCACGGTCAGACAGATGAAGATGCTCACGAGCGCGATAGAAAAGACCGGTAAAGGAGATTTCTCTTCCCTGCCGGCCCCGGACAAGCATGATGAGGTCGGGGTCCTGATCGATGCCTTCAATAAAATGGAGAATGACCTCATTGCCCGGGACCACGAGATCGAAAAGAAGAACGAGGAACTCCTCCAGAGCCGGAAGCTCGCTTCTCTCGGCACGCTGGCATCAGGCGTTGCCCATGAACTGAACAATCCGCTGAACAATATCTATCTTGCAGCGCAGATCCTTACCAAAGAGATCGATACCGAGACCTGTCCCGGCATAATCAAAGAGACGGTCGGTGATATCTATTCTCAGACGCTGAGGGTGAAGAGGATCGTGAGCGATCTGCTTGCCTTTGCCCGGGAAAAACCGCCTGAGCTTGCCCCTGTTCAGATAACCGTTCTGATAAAGGGCATCCTGACCCAGATGGCAGCGACCGATGACCTGGGAGACGTCCGGTACGCTATTCAGGCGCAGGAAGATGCCACGGTGCTGGCCGACAGCCACATGATGGAACAGGTCTTCATTAACCTGTTCAACAATGCGGTGGACGCCATGGAGGGCAAGGGTCTCCTGACCATAACTATTGACCGTGACGGCCCCATAATTAAGATCTCGGTCTCAGATACCGGCAAGGGTATACCCAAAGAAAAGCTCCAGAGGATCTTCGATCCATTTTTTACGACCAAGGACCACGGAACAGGCTTAGGCCTTGCCATTGTTTACAGTATACTAGAGAAGCACAAAGGCAGGATCGATCTGCAGCATACCTCTGAAAAAGGTTCGACCTTTCTGATCACACTGCCTGGAGGAGTATGAGCCAGAGAATATTAATAGCAGAAGATGAGACGATATCCCTGAAACACCTCACCTATGCCCTCGAAAAGGAAGGCTACGAGGTCACCGGCACAAAGGACGGCCTGTCTGCCTTCGCTCTTTTCGAAAAGAACGCCTATGATGTGATCATAGCTGACATCAAGATGCCGGAGATGGACGGGCTCACCCTGCTCGAAAAGATCAAAGCCAGGGAGCCCGACGCAGAGGTGATCATCATCACCGGCTTCGGCAGCATTGAATCAGCGGTCATTGCCATGAAGAAAGGCGCATCGGAATATGTTACCAAGCCCTTTAATCTTGACGAGCTGAACATCAAGATAAAGAAGGTTCTGGAAAAAAAAAGGATAGAGAAAGAGAACACCGCTCTTAAGGTCTCCCTCGGCATAGACCAGGAATTTCCGTTCATCGCAAAGAGCCATACCATGCAGCGCGTCGTCGAAGTGATCAGAAGCATAACGAATTCAGACTGCAATGTGCTGCTTACCGGAGAAAGCGGCGTAGGGAAAGATCTGGTCGCAAAGATCATCCATCATACCAGTGCCCGGAAAGACAAACCGTTCCTCGGCCTGAACTGTGCCATCTTCACCGAAGAGCTTCTTGCCAGTGAACTTTTCGGCCATGAAAAAGGGGCCTTCACCGGCGCTGTAGCTTCGAAGAAAGGACTGATCGAGGTTGCGGATACCGGAACGCTTTTTCTTGACGAGATCGCAGAGATGACGCCCTCACTCCAGGCCAAGCTTCTGAAGGTGATCGAAGACAAGGAATTCATGCGTGTGGGCGGAACACGGCTGATCAAGGTTGATGTCCGGCTTATCGCTGCCACGAACCAGAATCTTTCGACGCTCATCAAGGAAGGCAAATTCAGAGAGGATCTGTACTACCGGCTTAATGTCATGGATGTGTTCATCCCGCCTCTCAGGGAAAGAAAAGAAGATATCACGCCTCTTATCAAACACTTTCTGCTGAAGTATGCAAAAAAAGAGAACAAGAGGATAACCGCCTTCAGCAAAGAAGCTATGGATATTCTGATCTCCTACGGCTTTCCCGGGAATGTGAGGGAACTGGAGAATATCATCGAAAGAGCGGTGATCCTGGAGAAGTCCTCGACAATCCAACCGGAGAATCTTCCGCAGACTATCAAGCTTTTTGAGGTCGAGACCATTTCACCGAACAGGGTCAAAACGATCGACGAACTGAACAGGGATTATGCAGAAAGAATTCTCGATTTCGTGGACAACAACCGCTCAAAGGCAGCCGAACTCCTCGGTATTTCACGCACCAGCCTCTGGAGGATACTGAAGAAGTAGGCCTTGTATTAGCCTAATCGGTAGCAAGAAATCTGGAAGGCGTCAGGGCTGGCAGGACAAGACACTTCATTTACAGATAATCTCTGAATTCCTCAATACTTAAACCAGTGCCTTTGATGATCTGGTGCAGCGTCCCTTTCTTAAGGTCTTTGCTATGATATGGAACAATGGCCTGCATTGCTCCTTTTACATAGATCTTATGACTTCCCTTCTGCCTGAAAAACTCAAAGCCTATTTTCTCCAATGCCTTTATAACCTGCTTTGGCGTTAGGGATGGAAGCTCCTTACTCATACGAAAACATGAAGCTCTGCTATGTGGGTAGTATCAGGCTTGACCTTGCGTCTTCTTTCTTTCAGGGTCTCAAGGTAAAGCTCCAGAGCCTCTTTCATGTTGCTCATTGTTTCTTCGTATGTCTCACCCTCAGTGACACAGCCCGGAAGACTCGGCACATAAGCTGTGAAACCGCCCTCATCCTGCGGCTCAATCACCGCTTTGTAGTAATAATCTTTCATCGTCTGAGTCTCCTTTTCCGAATATTGCAAGGTCTTTTTTGAAGGCATAATTTCAAACCAGTGCCTATTTTATACGAAAGCCAAAAACTTTGCAGTCGTAAGTTTGGGAACTTTAGTTATGGCAGCGGGCTCTATTTGCTATTTTATTTCAAGGCAGTTCTGCTGTTACAGGCTGTGCATAAGGTAGATGACCAGAAACGCGCCGATGATCAGCAGTGAGAGCATCAGCATCACGTCAAGAATGCGCGAAGGCTGATAGGTATCGTCATCGATCTGCTTCGCCACCTTCTTATATCTGATGAACGCAAGCACTCCCATAACCGCACCGAACCCAACGAGCAGAATGCCTAAAATCGACGAGTATCCCTGGGGCTGACTGACCGCGGACTGCAGTCCTGCCTTATGGGCAATATCAGCCTGGGAAAGAAAGTAGGAAAACTGCCTCACAAAGAGCCCGAACTTCTCGACCACAAAGCCAAAGGCCATGATCGCAATACTGGTTCTGATCCAGGCGAGAAAGGTCCGCTCATTCGCCATATGAACACGCCGGTTTCTCACCTGCGGGATAGCGCTGTCTTCCGGTTTCTTCATCTCCATAGTTATGGATATTATACCGCGCAGCGCTACAACTGAGTTAGACAATAAAAGAGGCTCTGCTCCGGCTCAAGGCAGGGCCTCTTTTCGCCTGAAACGTTTATCGCCGCCACCCTGCCCAGGCCGGAACACCTGCACTATCCCTGAGGATGAGCGTATTATCTCCCTTTTTGACTTCCTGCGCGATAATGACCTGCTTTCCTGCCATGGTCACTCGTGAGCCCTTGACCTCAACCTTATCTCCCTTCTCGATCCTGGTATCAAGCCTCTCGATATACCATCCAGGGCCGAGATGCACTTCAAGTGACTCCTTTTCCGTCTTCACTATGATATGCATTCCGTAATACATGCCCTTCATCGGCTTTGTCTGCTCAACAGATACTACTGTGCCTGAGACGCTCTCCACAGTTGAGACATTAAAATTTCTTTGATACGGTGAACCCATGCCCCATCCCCCGCTTCCCTTCCAGGGCGCAGCCATGGCAAGCGATGTCCCAAAAAAGAGTGCCACTACAAAAACAGACCCTATTCTCATCCATTTTCTCATCACAACCTCCTTAAGCCGTTTATTTCAAATCATAGCACAACCCCTATTAATTACAACTTTAGAGCTGGGAGCTGCCCGAGCGTGCCATGACGTTGCACTATAGTTTCAGTTTGAAACAGTTACTGATGCATACCCAATAGCATTATTCTTTATTTACATAAGGTTATACGCTGGCATGAAGTTTGGAATGTATATCGCGAATTTCCAAAAAGGAGAAACGCAGATGAAAGATAAGATCTTATTCGTAACCAAAGGAGGTGAGCAATGCGACGAAGGCTTTTCTTATGCCCTTGAACTGGCAAAAACCCTCAATGTCTCCATAGAGACGCTGATCATGCAACCTGCCGATCTGACAACGCAGTTTGAAGACATTATGGCAGCTGCAGCATTTGCAGAGGCAGGCGACCTGAAGACCATGAAAGAGATCATGGAATGTGAGCAGAAGACATGCAGGGAAAAACTTAACAACAGAATTGCAGAATTGGCCCGGAAAGCAGAAGAAACAGAGATCACCATGCTCTGCCACACATCGGAAGGTGACGTAGCAGCAGCAATAAAGGCATTCCTGAAGGACAGGCCCAATATCGACATGGTCCTGATCAGCCCTTCACTCTCAGAAAATAAAAAGACCATTGATATAAAAAAGCTTTTAAAGAATATTTCAAAACCCATTGTACATATCTCAAGACCGGCAACGGCAGAGATATAAGAAAGGAGATCACCATGAAAGCAGCAGTATTTACAAAGTTTGACAGACTTATGGCAGCAGTAACCTTTGCAGAGGCAAATGAACACGCAACAGCCCGGGAATTCCTGCGCGAAGAAGAGCGCCCGGACAGAAGAGCAACGAACAGACCGGAGCTTCGTAAGAAGCAGACGATACAGAAATCACGCTAATAAGAACGGAGGGACCATGACAACAAGCGAGCAGAAAAAGAGAAAGAAACCTGTAACACCCCTTATCCTCACCGGCATAGTTTCGGCCGGATTGTATATTGCCTTGCTCTCAAATCAGGATTTCCTGAACAACACCTTCGGCAAGGGCGGGCTCTTTGCCTTTCTGCCGATTATCACAGCATTCGTCTTCTCATACTTCCACGGCACATTTACCGGCCATTTCTGGACAATGCTCGGAATTGAGGCTTCAAAAAAGAAAATGGAGGTCAAATAATAATGCACGATTTAGCTTCAGCAGCAGCGAATTTCATAAACCTTGATCCTATAACCATCATCTATCTGTTCCTTGTCGGTTTTGTAGGAGGTCTTGTCAGCGGATTTATCGGTTCAGGAGGAGCATTCGTCCTTACACCCGGCATGATGAGCATGGGTGTGCCCGGCCTCGTGGCAGTGGCAAGTAATATGTGTCACAAATTCCCGAAGGCACTCGTCGGAGCAATCAAGAGGGCAAAATACGGGCAGGTCGATGTAAAGCTCGGCATTGTTCTCGGCATCTCGGCTGAGGCAGGCGTTCTGTACGGCGCACATATCCAGGAAAGCATTAAGAAGGCATTCGGTGATGCAGGTTCAAACCTCTATGTCAGCGTCTCCTTTGTCGTGGTGCTCGGCGTCGTCGGCATCTTTGTGCTCAGAGATGCATGGAAGACGTACAAGGCAGGAAATATGCACGCAGAAGAGAAGATGACCAAGCTTGCGAAATGGGTTCAGTCGGTCAACATTCCGGGCACCATGGTATATTTCAAAAGCCTGGATGCAAAGATCTCGATCCTCTTCACCATTCCGCTCGGTTTTGCAACAGGCATTCTCGCAGCAACGATCGCAGTTGGAGGCTTTGTCGGCGTTCCTTCCATGATCTATGTGCTTGGAGCACCAAGCCTCATGGCATCAGCGACAGAACTGGTCATCGCTTTTGTCATGGGCCTTGGCGGATCGTTCAAGTATGCGCTCAACGGCATGGTCGATATCAGGCTTGCCATGATCATTCTTGGCGGATCGCTCTTCGGGATTCAGCTCGGCGCAATGGGCACCACTTATGTTAAGCCCTTCATGATCAAGGTCGTTATGGGCCTGATTATGGTGATCGTACTCTTCAGCCGTGCGCTCATGGTCCCTGTGTATCTTTCCCAGCTGAATCTTATAGCACCGTTAACCGAGCAGACAACAAAGATACTGAAGAGCACGAGCTTTGCGATCATGATCTTTGCCCTTGCTCTCGGCGCCTTCATTGTTCTTAAGGCAATGTGGCAGGGCCGCAGGGCTGAACAGCGCGAGCATAAAGAAGCACTTGCACACTCAAAGGCCTGATCGTGGCCAAATACAGAAAGATCCTGGTTGCGATAGACGGATCATTGTCGAGCATGCATGCGCTGAGGGAATCTTTTAAATTTGCGGAGGCGGAAAAATGCTGGATGACCGTGGTATCGGTCATCCCTCCATACCTCGGGGACCTGGATACGACCAGTGTCGGTAATGTTATAGCCTCCATGCGCAAGCCGTGTGAAGATGCCCTTGCAGAAGCTGCGCGTCTTGCAGAAGAAGCGAAGATCATGGTCAGAACGACCTGCGAAGAAGGAGAAATGCACGAGCGGATCGTAGACCTGTCCGACGCGGAAAATTACGATCTTATTGTCATGGGCAGGAGAGGTCATCACAATCTTGAGAGGGCCCTTGTCGGGAGCGTTACGGCAAGGGTCATCGGGTACAGCAACAAGGACGTTCTTGTTGTTCCCAAGGATGCAACGGTCGGCTGGCAAAAGATCCTGATCGCAACGGACGGCTCAAAATTCAGTGAAGCTGCTACGGAAAAAGCTATCGACTTTGCCGTATCCTATGGAGGAGAGCTGATCATCCTTTCTGTGGTGGATGTGCCGGCCGAATTCTACGGCGAGTCGCCTGAGGCCTGGGACAATCTCGTTGTCAAGGCCCGGACTTACCTGGATAAGGCAAAACAGAAGGCAGAAGCATCAGGGATCAGGGTGCAGGCCTTCATCAGAGAAACAGAGACTTGGCAGGCTATCATAGATATGGCTGCTGAAACGAAGGCAGATACCATCATCATGGGTTCCCACGGACGGACCGGACTGAAAAGACTGCTCATGGGCAGCGTCACAGAAAAGGTGATCGGTCACGCCCCCTGCCCCGTGCTGGTGGTTAAGGGATAGTGGAATAGGTCAAGGTTGAGGCTGGGGTTAAGGCAAAGAGCGGGAGCCTCCCCCGTTCATGCGGGATGAGCTGCAGCTGACTGCTTCGGAAACGTAATACTGAAGACAGTGCCCTTCGGCGATGACTCTGCGCTGATAGCCCCTCCATGGGAAGAGATGATCTTATGCACGATCGCAAGACCGAGACCGGTGCCGCGCTCCTTGGTGGTGTAAAAGGGAAGAAATATCTTGTCCCTGATATTGTCCGGGATTCCGTGGCCCGTGTCCCTTATGGTCAACTGTATGTCCTCATTATCCTGTGCAGAGGAGATCATGATGGCGCCGCCTTCAGGCATAGCCTCAACAGCATTCTGAAGCAGATTCGAGATCGCCTGACGAATAAAGACCTCATCAGCCTTCATCGCGAGACCTGCGGGCGTGTCCATCGTTATCCTGATCTTCTTCTCTCTCTCCTCAATTGTT comes from the Nitrospirota bacterium genome and includes:
- a CDS encoding HAMP domain-containing protein encodes the protein MSLQKKIILSFLISSALIAIFAIFAYVNFIEIRKEILNLELSDTLRSKTLQLRRHEKNFLLYRDVREIESVHAYIKEIKAILEKNKPRDTNGQILNLQASIEDYSRRFSRIETLAWEFLDNIEKLKKRNTQYALFFPLMEATFLESPAVNARQIEILFKPGADSAILNNLRDLDTEITALRKIGEEILTLSKGLDTVTREKVDRTIRISQTALLILFPLFLIVGFSALLVIVRSTVRQMKMLTSAIEKTGKGDFSSLPAPDKHDEVGVLIDAFNKMENDLIARDHEIEKKNEELLQSRKLASLGTLASGVAHELNNPLNNIYLAAQILTKEIDTETCPGIIKETVGDIYSQTLRVKRIVSDLLAFAREKPPELAPVQITVLIKGILTQMAATDDLGDVRYAIQAQEDATVLADSHMMEQVFINLFNNAVDAMEGKGLLTITIDRDGPIIKISVSDTGKGIPKEKLQRIFDPFFTTKDHGTGLGLAIVYSILEKHKGRIDLQHTSEKGSTFLITLPGGV
- a CDS encoding sigma-54-dependent Fis family transcriptional regulator codes for the protein MSQRILIAEDETISLKHLTYALEKEGYEVTGTKDGLSAFALFEKNAYDVIIADIKMPEMDGLTLLEKIKAREPDAEVIIITGFGSIESAVIAMKKGASEYVTKPFNLDELNIKIKKVLEKKRIEKENTALKVSLGIDQEFPFIAKSHTMQRVVEVIRSITNSDCNVLLTGESGVGKDLVAKIIHHTSARKDKPFLGLNCAIFTEELLASELFGHEKGAFTGAVASKKGLIEVADTGTLFLDEIAEMTPSLQAKLLKVIEDKEFMRVGGTRLIKVDVRLIAATNQNLSTLIKEGKFREDLYYRLNVMDVFIPPLRERKEDITPLIKHFLLKYAKKENKRITAFSKEAMDILISYGFPGNVRELENIIERAVILEKSSTIQPENLPQTIKLFEVETISPNRVKTIDELNRDYAERILDFVDNNRSKAAELLGISRTSLWRILKK
- a CDS encoding type II toxin-antitoxin system HicA family toxin, producing MSKELPSLTPKQVIKALEKIGFEFFRQKGSHKIYVKGAMQAIVPYHSKDLKKGTLHQIIKGTGLSIEEFRDYL
- a CDS encoding type II toxin-antitoxin system HicB family antitoxin — protein: MKDYYYKAVIEPQDEGGFTAYVPSLPGCVTEGETYEETMSNMKEALELYLETLKERRRKVKPDTTHIAELHVFV
- a CDS encoding DUF202 domain-containing protein; the encoded protein is MKKPEDSAIPQVRNRRVHMANERTFLAWIRTSIAIMAFGFVVEKFGLFVRQFSYFLSQADIAHKAGLQSAVSQPQGYSSILGILLVGFGAVMGVLAFIRYKKVAKQIDDDTYQPSRILDVMLMLSLLIIGAFLVIYLMHSL
- a CDS encoding DNA-binding protein, yielding MRKWMRIGSVFVVALFFGTSLAMAAPWKGSGGWGMGSPYQRNFNVSTVESVSGTVVSVEQTKPMKGMYYGMHIIVKTEKESLEVHLGPGWYIERLDTRIEKGDKVEVKGSRVTMAGKQVIIAQEVKKGDNTLILRDSAGVPAWAGWRR
- a CDS encoding sulfite exporter TauE/SafE family protein produces the protein MHDLASAAANFINLDPITIIYLFLVGFVGGLVSGFIGSGGAFVLTPGMMSMGVPGLVAVASNMCHKFPKALVGAIKRAKYGQVDVKLGIVLGISAEAGVLYGAHIQESIKKAFGDAGSNLYVSVSFVVVLGVVGIFVLRDAWKTYKAGNMHAEEKMTKLAKWVQSVNIPGTMVYFKSLDAKISILFTIPLGFATGILAATIAVGGFVGVPSMIYVLGAPSLMASATELVIAFVMGLGGSFKYALNGMVDIRLAMIILGGSLFGIQLGAMGTTYVKPFMIKVVMGLIMVIVLFSRALMVPVYLSQLNLIAPLTEQTTKILKSTSFAIMIFALALGAFIVLKAMWQGRRAEQREHKEALAHSKA
- a CDS encoding universal stress protein, with translation MAKYRKILVAIDGSLSSMHALRESFKFAEAEKCWMTVVSVIPPYLGDLDTTSVGNVIASMRKPCEDALAEAARLAEEAKIMVRTTCEEGEMHERIVDLSDAENYDLIVMGRRGHHNLERALVGSVTARVIGYSNKDVLVVPKDATVGWQKILIATDGSKFSEAATEKAIDFAVSYGGELIILSVVDVPAEFYGESPEAWDNLVVKARTYLDKAKQKAEASGIRVQAFIRETETWQAIIDMAAETKADTIIMGSHGRTGLKRLLMGSVTEKVIGHAPCPVLVVKG